In Nocardia sp. NBC_01327, the genomic stretch TCCAATGCCACCAGCCGGGAGCATCAGGCACTGCGCCTGCACGGGCTGCTGGACAAATCCGTGCTGGACAGTGAGGTGCTCTCGACCTTCTGCCAGCGGCTGCTCATTCGCTCCGATGGCTGCCGCACCGGCAAGGTCGAGGACTTCGGACCGGACTTCGGACTCACCGCCGCCCTGCTCGGGATTGCGAATCCGCAATGACGAGAAGACCTGTGCGAACGCTCGCTATTGCGGCACTGACCACCGCCGCGCTCACCGGCGCGACGAGTTGCGCGGTCACCGTGGATCAGGTGCCGCTGCCCAAGCCCGGTATCGGCGGGCCCGGCTACACCATTCATGCCACCTTCGATGACGCGCTGAACCTGCCCGACCGGGCGCACGTGAAAATCGGCGGCACCGATATCGGCGTGGTCACCAAGATCAAGACGACCAATTACATCGCCGATATCCAGATGCTGATTCGCAAGGACATCCAGTTGCCGCACGGCACCACCGCCGAACTGCGGCAGGCCACTCCGCTGGGCGATATGTTCGTGGCCATGTCGCTGCCCTCGGCGGCGGATGCCGGGGAGCCACTGCGCGAGGGCGAGACCATCGGCGCCGATCACACCTCGGCCGGGGCATCGGTGGAACAGCTCATGATGTCGATCTCCCTGCTGCTCAATGGCGGTGGCATCAATCAGGCGGCGAAGATCACCAGTCAGATGGACTCCATGTTCGCCGGGCGCGCGCCCGAGCTGTCGCATCTGATCACCGAAATGACCAGTGTCATCACGGCATTGAACAATCGCACCGGCGATATCGACAATGTGCTCGGCGGCATGAACAGCCTCACCGGCGAATTGGCAAGGCGCAAAGCCGAACTCGGCCAGGCCGCCGATACCTTTCCGCAGCTGATCGGGTTGTTCACCGAGAACAATCAGAAGATCGTGGATCTGCTGACCAAGGTGTCCACCACCATGCAGGCGCT encodes the following:
- a CDS encoding MCE family protein, whose amino-acid sequence is MTRRPVRTLAIAALTTAALTGATSCAVTVDQVPLPKPGIGGPGYTIHATFDDALNLPDRAHVKIGGTDIGVVTKIKTTNYIADIQMLIRKDIQLPHGTTAELRQATPLGDMFVAMSLPSAADAGEPLREGETIGADHTSAGASVEQLMMSISLLLNGGGINQAAKITSQMDSMFAGRAPELSHLITEMTSVITALNNRTGDIDNVLGGMNSLTGELARRKAELGQAADTFPQLIGLFTENNQKIVDLLTKVSTTMQALGDFSDTTGPQFVSLFNSIQSLMSGFTQMGDNLNGTLDGLDKLYPSLMASFRGPTLAVAATVSYLSIGALSDPSGSRWPELGDAGQFIGSLTQVLEKVFGRLTSPPGQPGAAAPDPAPAPAPGGDR